From Spirosoma aerolatum, one genomic window encodes:
- a CDS encoding DUF1573 domain-containing protein: MKKIFSLFVALFVFVAVSYAQKGVLKFAKETHDFGKVEQGKPVTYVFEFKNTGTDPVVISDAQASCGCTKPSWTREPVMPGKTGTVSATFNAAAMGPFNKSVTVTSNAEAGQTVLYLKGEVVTQKEAETAATPAATAPKKKTSR; the protein is encoded by the coding sequence ATGAAAAAGATTTTTTCACTTTTCGTAGCTTTATTTGTGTTTGTTGCAGTTAGCTATGCACAGAAAGGCGTTTTGAAATTTGCGAAAGAAACGCATGATTTCGGCAAAGTTGAGCAAGGCAAACCAGTAACCTACGTATTTGAATTCAAAAACACAGGCACCGATCCAGTTGTCATCAGTGATGCACAGGCATCTTGTGGCTGCACAAAGCCAAGCTGGACCCGTGAACCAGTTATGCCGGGCAAAACGGGAACGGTATCGGCAACATTCAACGCAGCAGCTATGGGGCCGTTCAATAAATCGGTAACGGTAACCAGCAACGCTGAAGCCGGTCAAACCGTTTTGTATCTCAAGGGCGAGGTTGTGACACAGAAAGAGGCAGAGACCGCAGCTACGCCAGCGGCTACAGCGCCTAAGAAGAAAACTTCACGCTAA
- a CDS encoding prohibitin family protein — translation MFFIMLGFLAVIAGFAINTPALTISRYSRPAKVVGLILIVLGALTASVRQIDAGQVGIISLFGNVSDRVLNAGLNFVNPLATVSEFDIKTQNYTMSASHDEGQKQGDDAIRVLTADGLEVIIDLTVLYRVVPDDAPKIYRQIGEDYTDKIVRPITRTRIRDNAVYYDAVALYSTRRDEFQGRIYKTIEVDFKKRGLLLEQLLIRNIDLPTSVKKTIESKINAEQDAQKMQFVLQKERQEAERKRVEAQGIADYQKILATGLTDKQLQYEQIKAQRELAASPNAKIVIMGSRGNVPLILND, via the coding sequence ATGTTTTTTATTATGCTCGGCTTTCTGGCCGTCATTGCCGGATTTGCCATCAATACCCCTGCGCTGACTATTTCGCGCTATTCAAGACCGGCCAAGGTGGTTGGGCTTATTTTAATCGTACTTGGTGCGCTGACTGCCAGCGTTCGGCAAATCGATGCTGGGCAGGTTGGCATTATTTCGCTGTTTGGCAACGTAAGCGACCGTGTCCTGAATGCTGGCCTTAACTTCGTGAACCCTTTGGCCACTGTGTCTGAATTTGATATAAAAACGCAGAACTACACGATGTCGGCCTCGCACGATGAAGGACAGAAGCAAGGTGACGATGCCATTCGAGTTCTTACGGCCGATGGTCTGGAGGTAATTATTGACCTGACCGTTCTTTATCGGGTTGTCCCTGATGATGCTCCAAAGATTTACCGCCAGATTGGGGAAGATTACACGGATAAAATTGTTCGACCAATCACTCGTACGCGTATTCGGGATAATGCCGTGTATTACGATGCTGTTGCCCTGTACTCTACTCGTCGCGATGAATTTCAAGGACGGATTTATAAAACCATCGAAGTCGATTTTAAAAAGCGTGGGCTTCTATTGGAACAACTATTAATCCGTAACATCGACTTACCCACTTCAGTCAAGAAAACCATCGAATCGAAGATCAATGCCGAGCAAGATGCCCAGAAGATGCAGTTCGTTCTGCAAAAGGAGCGTCAGGAAGCCGAACGAAAACGAGTTGAAGCGCAGGGCATTGCCGATTATCAGAAAATTCTGGCCACGGGGCTGACCGACAAGCAGTTGCAATATGAACAGATCAAAGCCCAGCGAGAGCTTGCGGCCTCACCGAACGCAAAAATCGTAATTATGGGTAGCCGAGGGAATGTACCCCTAATCCTGAATGACTAG
- a CDS encoding alpha/beta hydrolase, which produces MRALFVTMLFISGLTTVAPAQDVIKLWPDDAIPNAIAGAKITEASATDANGILRISNVSVPTLTAYMPAKEKMTGAAVMICPGGGYSILAASHEGSDIAHWFNDMGIAAFVLKYRLPNPEIMTNQQEVPLMDAMQGMTVIRKNASKYGIDPTKIGVMGFSAGGHLASTLSTHYHRGPRASEMAKPNFAILMYPVVTFGEKAHTGSRDKLLGKLNTSPDMIAYYSNELQVSNQTPPTFLVHSEDDKTVPVENSINYYLACLKSGVPAEMHLYPAGGHGYGLRTAKFGSLNKWPEACKAWLTSIGAAK; this is translated from the coding sequence ATGCGCGCTTTATTTGTTACTATGCTATTTATTTCTGGTTTAACGACGGTTGCCCCGGCACAGGATGTTATAAAGCTATGGCCCGACGATGCGATTCCAAATGCTATTGCCGGAGCAAAAATTACTGAAGCGTCTGCAACGGATGCTAATGGTATTTTGCGAATCAGCAATGTATCGGTTCCTACATTAACGGCTTATATGCCTGCTAAAGAGAAAATGACCGGGGCAGCTGTGATGATTTGTCCAGGAGGAGGCTATTCAATTCTGGCGGCTAGTCATGAAGGATCTGACATTGCTCACTGGTTTAATGACATGGGTATAGCTGCTTTTGTCCTGAAATACCGGCTGCCCAATCCTGAAATTATGACTAACCAGCAGGAAGTCCCCTTGATGGATGCTATGCAGGGGATGACAGTAATTCGGAAAAATGCCAGCAAATATGGTATCGACCCAACCAAGATAGGAGTTATGGGCTTTTCGGCAGGTGGGCATTTGGCGTCAACACTTTCGACGCATTACCATCGAGGCCCTAGAGCCAGTGAGATGGCCAAACCAAATTTTGCTATCCTGATGTATCCGGTAGTCACATTCGGGGAGAAAGCCCATACGGGTTCACGAGATAAACTATTGGGTAAACTGAATACCTCCCCCGATATGATTGCGTATTACTCCAACGAGCTACAGGTAAGTAATCAAACACCGCCAACGTTTCTGGTCCATTCCGAAGACGATAAAACGGTTCCGGTAGAAAACAGCATAAATTACTACCTGGCCTGTCTGAAAAGTGGAGTTCCGGCCGAAATGCACCTCTACCCAGCCGGGGGGCACGGCTACGGATTGCGAACAGCAAAATTTGGATCGCTCAACAAATGGCCTGAAGCCTGCAAAGCCTGGCTAACAAGTATAGGGGCAGCCAAATAA
- a CDS encoding serine hydrolase domain-containing protein, whose protein sequence is MRNCADGQLLTTDQEDVIRQQIDADRKTQQIDEIIRQKVRSGLNGNVLIAQKGIVLYKHSFGLGHFEKSQRDTLVEDSKFQLASLSKTFTAVGTLKLIQAGKLKFEDTIQKYYPDFPYHGITIRDLLCHRSGLPNYQYAFDDSMKVNFYKKEKPYPTNATIMHWFATVQPTPRAYNIPGRGFSYSNTNYMVLASIIEKATGQSYESFINKNIFEPLGMHQTFVATTKNDSINHHRTAGYQWNRRIPKDYYDDVVGDKGIYSTTGDLFRWYRALNGDCLLPRKMLAEAFIPRSFERKGAKNYGYGFRMMLNDMNQPEYIYHSGWWKGYNTMFWFSPKDEYVIIILGNRYNTTVYRVKELIDILHGGSNTNSSDTDNEVEI, encoded by the coding sequence ATGCGTAACTGCGCTGATGGACAGTTGCTCACCACAGATCAGGAAGATGTTATCCGGCAACAAATCGATGCGGACCGGAAAACGCAGCAAATTGATGAGATAATCCGTCAGAAAGTCCGAAGCGGATTGAATGGGAATGTACTGATTGCCCAAAAAGGAATCGTACTTTACAAGCATTCGTTTGGCTTGGGCCATTTTGAAAAAAGCCAGCGTGATACACTGGTTGAAGATTCTAAATTTCAATTAGCCTCCCTATCGAAAACATTCACGGCTGTGGGTACGCTGAAACTTATTCAGGCCGGTAAGCTGAAGTTTGAAGATACTATTCAAAAATACTACCCGGATTTCCCATATCATGGGATTACGATTCGGGACCTATTGTGCCATCGGAGCGGCTTACCCAATTATCAGTATGCCTTCGACGATAGTATGAAGGTCAATTTCTATAAAAAAGAAAAGCCCTATCCAACTAATGCTACAATTATGCATTGGTTTGCAACCGTACAACCCACGCCCAGAGCTTATAATATACCAGGCCGTGGTTTTAGCTACAGCAATACAAATTATATGGTGCTGGCCTCTATTATTGAGAAGGCGACCGGGCAAAGCTATGAGTCGTTTATAAACAAAAATATTTTTGAGCCGCTTGGTATGCATCAGACCTTTGTGGCAACCACCAAGAACGATTCAATTAATCATCATCGAACGGCGGGTTATCAATGGAACCGTCGAATTCCTAAAGATTATTACGACGATGTTGTTGGTGATAAAGGAATTTATTCAACAACGGGGGATCTATTTCGGTGGTATCGTGCCTTGAATGGCGATTGCCTGTTACCCAGAAAAATGTTGGCGGAAGCATTTATTCCGCGCAGTTTTGAACGAAAGGGTGCCAAGAATTATGGGTACGGATTTCGGATGATGCTCAACGATATGAATCAGCCAGAATATATTTATCATTCAGGCTGGTGGAAAGGCTATAATACGATGTTCTGGTTCAGCCCCAAAGATGAGTATGTCATCATCATTCTTGGTAACCGCTATAATACAACTGTATATCGGGTAAAGGAGCTTATTGATATACTGCACGGCGGGTCTAATACAAATTCATCAGATACTGATAACGAGGTGGAGATATGA
- a CDS encoding capsule assembly Wzi family protein: MIFRVAWFNSLLVCILKCTLVHGQHINQYQLELGTFPASNQTPFWLRANQYGTIPLSSPVGRAVLGIQSDYQVVDSTGHRPLVDWGYGINVVANIGQTNQVMLPEAYIKGRLGAFELYAGRRKEVIGLMDTLLTTGSYIWSGNALPIPKIQLAIPKFTALPFTKGILSLMGAFSHGWFENADRLVKGGYLHQSSLYGRFGKPTWRIRLYGGFNHQVMWGGYSDYLGPSVTANGRLPSAIKYFPAVVFGTRNPFPDDPSIQTITNFEENRIGNHLGSVDLAADVNLGHWNLFLYRQFFYDDGSLFYGTNLEDGLNGIRLKNRNLLGSTPFFLRQITFEYLFTGSQGGESFILDDPQRRGRDDYFNNSQYLDGWTYFGHTIGTPFLTPQQEVNSSLPPRYGIANNRVSVFHLALSALLGGKVDVTTRLSFSRNAGSYANPYVSIPGQFSGLLTASIPVNLFGGTVLNGALALDSGELLPNSVGGYISLRKTGMFGRQQKPRSVLSPRWPFK; encoded by the coding sequence ATGATATTTAGAGTAGCATGGTTCAACAGCCTATTAGTATGCATATTAAAATGTACTCTGGTTCATGGGCAGCATATAAATCAATACCAACTTGAACTAGGCACTTTTCCCGCATCTAATCAAACACCTTTTTGGCTGCGAGCAAATCAATATGGTACTATCCCGCTGAGTAGTCCTGTTGGTAGAGCAGTTTTAGGAATTCAGTCTGACTATCAAGTAGTAGATAGTACAGGGCATAGACCATTAGTAGATTGGGGCTATGGTATAAATGTAGTTGCCAATATAGGTCAGACCAATCAGGTGATGCTTCCTGAAGCCTATATAAAAGGCCGTTTGGGAGCCTTCGAACTTTATGCTGGACGGCGTAAAGAGGTGATTGGGTTAATGGATACGTTATTAACCACCGGTTCATATATCTGGTCGGGTAATGCATTGCCAATTCCTAAAATCCAGCTAGCTATACCCAAGTTTACTGCTCTCCCCTTTACCAAGGGTATATTATCTCTGATGGGAGCATTCTCGCATGGATGGTTTGAAAACGCTGATCGTCTGGTAAAAGGAGGATATTTACATCAGTCGTCTTTATATGGGCGATTCGGAAAGCCAACCTGGCGGATTCGACTGTATGGAGGGTTTAATCATCAAGTAATGTGGGGGGGATATTCTGATTACTTAGGGCCTAGTGTTACCGCTAATGGGCGCTTGCCATCGGCAATTAAATATTTTCCGGCTGTCGTATTTGGTACGCGAAACCCTTTTCCAGACGACCCGAGTATTCAGACCATTACAAATTTTGAAGAGAATCGGATTGGGAACCATTTAGGCTCAGTTGATCTAGCCGCTGATGTAAATCTTGGCCATTGGAATCTATTTCTGTATCGACAGTTTTTTTATGATGATGGGTCCCTTTTTTATGGTACTAATCTGGAAGATGGCCTGAATGGGATACGATTAAAGAATCGAAATCTTCTAGGGAGCACTCCCTTTTTTCTACGGCAGATTACATTCGAGTATTTGTTTACGGGTAGCCAGGGTGGAGAGTCGTTTATACTTGACGATCCACAACGAAGAGGACGGGATGACTACTTTAACAATAGCCAATATTTAGATGGCTGGACGTATTTTGGCCATACAATTGGGACCCCTTTTTTAACGCCACAGCAGGAAGTAAATTCGTCGTTACCCCCTCGATACGGTATTGCGAATAATCGAGTAAGTGTGTTTCATTTAGCTTTAAGTGCTTTACTTGGAGGCAAAGTGGATGTAACAACTCGTTTATCATTTAGCCGTAATGCAGGTTCTTATGCAAATCCATACGTATCAATTCCAGGTCAGTTCTCAGGATTATTAACGGCGTCAATACCGGTTAATCTGTTTGGTGGAACTGTATTAAATGGCGCGTTGGCACTTGATTCGGGTGAGTTATTGCCTAATAGTGTTGGAGGGTATATTAGCTTAAGGAAGACAGGTATGTTTGGGCGTCAACAGAAGCCTCGGTCTGTACTATCTCCCAGGTGGCCATTTAAGTAG
- a CDS encoding sugar transferase, translating into MKHRYSILFFPLHVIIDFLSLNVGFLGAYWIKFQEIESVTKYPYGSLWAIFNIIWLIEIVLVKPYVYPRQLFKSDHLVKQLVVLVFVHIGVIAIYWIAVKGYYYSRGHLIVAYAIFLLLGSLVRIGGVLFLQEYRARGYNHRRYIIVGYGKLAKTIQGFYEAHPEMGFHFYGYFDDQSPENGELLQGNYQGLSAYIEANKIDCVYCCMPYMDNSHIRTIVDNAAEADYQVKLLVDFRGFLMRGTSVEYHDFLPVLNLSSQVIADFRISFFKRAFDILFSSSMLILGSPIFLILAAITKLTSNGPVIFAQKRYGRLGQVFTIYKFRSMYISSEISIDGLQHSQGETDPRITPWGGFMRRTRLDELPQFVNVLLGQMSIVGPRPLAQYDVDALMEEVPTDFQKILTVKPGITSIGQVKFGYAVSIEEMVQRLRYDLLYPERRSFLFDIWIIAQTVRVMIQGRGK; encoded by the coding sequence ATGAAGCATCGATATTCCATATTATTTTTCCCGCTGCACGTAATCATTGACTTCCTAAGTCTTAATGTAGGATTCTTAGGCGCTTATTGGATCAAATTTCAGGAAATTGAATCGGTAACAAAATATCCCTATGGATCTCTATGGGCTATCTTTAATATTATATGGTTAATAGAAATAGTATTAGTAAAACCGTATGTTTACCCTCGACAGTTATTTAAATCAGATCATTTAGTCAAGCAATTAGTAGTACTAGTTTTTGTGCATATAGGCGTTATTGCTATTTACTGGATTGCAGTAAAAGGATATTACTACTCACGTGGACATTTAATCGTAGCTTATGCCATTTTCTTATTGCTTGGCTCGCTGGTTCGAATAGGGGGCGTCCTATTTTTACAGGAATATAGAGCAAGAGGGTATAATCATAGACGCTATATTATTGTAGGATACGGTAAACTGGCTAAAACTATTCAGGGATTTTATGAAGCCCACCCTGAAATGGGCTTTCATTTCTATGGCTATTTTGATGATCAATCCCCTGAAAATGGCGAATTGCTGCAGGGAAACTATCAAGGCTTATCTGCTTATATAGAAGCAAACAAGATTGATTGCGTATACTGTTGTATGCCTTATATGGACAATAGCCATATTCGAACGATTGTGGATAATGCAGCAGAGGCAGATTATCAGGTTAAATTACTAGTTGACTTTAGGGGCTTTCTGATGCGTGGTACTTCGGTTGAATATCATGATTTTTTGCCTGTCCTTAATTTGTCATCACAGGTTATTGCCGATTTTCGAATTAGCTTTTTCAAGCGAGCTTTCGATATTTTATTCTCCTCGAGTATGCTAATTCTTGGCTCCCCCATCTTTTTAATACTAGCAGCCATTACCAAATTAACATCGAATGGGCCTGTAATTTTTGCCCAGAAGCGATATGGGCGATTGGGTCAGGTATTCACTATTTATAAGTTTCGCAGCATGTATATTAGCTCTGAGATATCAATTGATGGGCTACAGCATTCGCAGGGCGAGACGGATCCGCGTATTACACCATGGGGAGGGTTTATGCGTCGCACCCGCTTGGATGAGCTTCCTCAGTTTGTTAATGTTCTGTTAGGTCAGATGTCGATCGTTGGACCGCGACCATTGGCTCAATATGATGTTGATGCACTGATGGAAGAAGTGCCCACTGATTTTCAAAAGATTCTGACTGTTAAGCCTGGCATCACGTCGATCGGTCAGGTGAAGTTTGGGTATGCAGTTAGTATTGAAGAAATGGTTCAACGATTACGCTATGATCTTCTCTATCCTGAACGTCGATCCTTTTTATTTGATATATGGATCATTGCCCAAACGGTTAGGGTAATGATACAGGGGCGTGGCAAGTAA
- a CDS encoding capsule assembly Wzi family protein codes for MFDYSYGINTVVNVNKNQLPYEHNVLLPEAFIKVRRGIFEMYIGRQREKFGLADSSLSTGSYAWSGNAMPIPKIQIAIPNFTPIGFTKGWVAVQGTFAHGYLDAKGYILNPMLHQKSLYFRFGRPQDVVRVYGGGNHQVVWGGRLADPNSNPTTIPNGGQLPSGLLNYFYVVSTLGPPQTDTSKYNYFDLTNRIGNHLGSIDVAVEIDLIRHTLYIYRQNIYDDGSLFYLTNIADGLNGIRLRRNNPKAIVRDILFEFLNTTNQGGDEFVFDDAKRRGKDDYFNHQQFRDGWAYRQHTIGTPFIPPALGPNDQYPYGTFTNNNRVYVFHAGFAGTLPILRNQWLNPISYHMKLSFSRNLGTYNLPFAKAKDQFSALASIVAPFNVLGGIQLTANLAIDNGSLYQNCVGTFISLRKVWIQDK; via the coding sequence ATGTTCGATTATAGCTATGGTATTAATACGGTAGTCAATGTTAATAAAAATCAATTGCCGTATGAACATAACGTTTTATTGCCCGAAGCTTTTATAAAAGTACGTCGCGGCATTTTTGAAATGTATATTGGGCGTCAGCGTGAGAAGTTTGGCCTAGCCGACTCTAGCCTGTCTACCGGTTCATATGCTTGGTCGGGTAATGCGATGCCTATTCCCAAAATTCAGATTGCGATACCGAATTTTACACCAATTGGCTTTACAAAAGGGTGGGTGGCTGTTCAGGGAACCTTTGCTCATGGCTATCTGGATGCTAAAGGGTACATCTTAAACCCAATGCTTCACCAAAAATCACTTTATTTTCGGTTTGGAAGGCCGCAGGATGTAGTAAGGGTTTATGGTGGGGGAAATCACCAGGTAGTTTGGGGGGGGCGCTTGGCTGATCCTAACTCAAACCCTACTACTATTCCTAATGGCGGCCAACTTCCATCAGGGTTACTAAATTACTTTTATGTTGTATCTACGCTTGGGCCACCTCAAACGGATACAAGTAAGTATAACTATTTTGATCTCACCAATCGTATAGGTAATCATTTAGGGTCTATTGATGTAGCGGTAGAAATTGATCTTATACGTCACACGCTCTATATCTATCGTCAGAATATATATGATGATGGGTCTCTGTTTTACCTCACTAACATCGCGGATGGCCTAAATGGTATTAGGCTCAGACGTAATAATCCCAAAGCCATAGTACGGGATATTCTCTTTGAATTTTTGAATACGACAAACCAGGGTGGCGATGAGTTTGTATTTGATGATGCGAAACGACGAGGTAAAGACGACTATTTTAATCATCAACAATTTCGAGATGGGTGGGCTTATCGTCAACATACAATAGGCACTCCGTTTATCCCGCCTGCATTGGGCCCAAATGACCAGTATCCGTATGGAACATTTACCAATAACAATCGTGTATATGTCTTTCATGCTGGCTTCGCTGGAACTTTACCAATACTTAGGAATCAATGGCTGAATCCTATTTCTTATCATATGAAGCTGTCGTTTAGCCGTAATCTGGGTACCTACAATCTTCCATTCGCGAAAGCTAAAGATCAATTCTCGGCATTAGCCAGTATTGTAGCTCCATTTAATGTACTTGGTGGAATTCAATTAACCGCAAACTTGGCAATTGATAATGGAAGCTTGTACCAAAATTGTGTAGGAACGTTCATTAGTTTACGGAAGGTATGGATACAAGATAAGTAA
- a CDS encoding glycosyltransferase — MRIAIVHDSLMCRGGAEQVTLSFHRAFPKAPIYTLCYQPELTFPEFKQCDIHTSQLQRFAKTDAIMKRLYFPFGIIAMHQLDVTQYDIVLISSTHCGKYIKVSKKAIVINYSHAAFRLVWEPESYAQYVNSRSIKRKVFDLVIAKLRSIDFKAAQRTDYFICNTERMANQVRGYYKVKKSIEVIYPPVNTANFYVDNGPKRYFLVVSRLEYYKRIDLVVEAFNQLGYSLVIIGKGVQADEIKAKANNNIIFKSGLSKEELAEIYAGCRAFIFPQYEDYGITPLEANAAGRPVIAYGQGGVLTTQIPVSDNPAEATALFFEQQTVEDLVNAVIKFEQIEHRFDPNFIRNHAEAFDEDVFINKIRQFVKEKYQQDRKQQTEIIR, encoded by the coding sequence ATGCGTATTGCAATAGTTCATGATAGCCTGATGTGCAGGGGGGGAGCCGAACAGGTAACGCTTAGTTTTCATAGAGCTTTTCCAAAGGCACCCATTTATACGCTTTGCTATCAACCAGAGCTGACATTCCCAGAATTTAAACAGTGTGATATTCATACTAGTCAATTACAGCGCTTTGCAAAAACAGACGCTATTATGAAGCGATTATATTTCCCTTTTGGTATAATCGCTATGCATCAATTAGATGTAACACAATATGATATAGTGTTGATATCTTCTACACATTGTGGTAAATATATTAAGGTTTCAAAAAAAGCGATTGTGATTAATTATTCTCATGCTGCGTTTAGACTAGTATGGGAACCTGAATCATATGCACAGTATGTAAATAGCCGTTCGATCAAAAGAAAAGTATTTGATTTAGTCATTGCTAAATTAAGATCGATAGACTTCAAAGCTGCACAGCGGACTGACTATTTTATTTGTAATACTGAACGCATGGCTAATCAGGTTAGAGGCTATTATAAGGTAAAGAAGTCAATTGAAGTTATTTATCCGCCTGTAAATACAGCCAATTTTTATGTAGATAATGGCCCGAAAAGATACTTCTTGGTCGTATCCAGATTAGAATATTATAAGCGAATTGATTTAGTGGTTGAAGCTTTTAACCAATTAGGCTATTCATTAGTAATTATTGGTAAGGGTGTTCAGGCGGATGAAATAAAAGCCAAGGCTAACAATAATATTATCTTTAAGAGTGGTCTCTCAAAAGAAGAACTGGCTGAAATTTATGCTGGGTGCCGAGCTTTTATTTTTCCTCAGTATGAAGATTATGGAATCACGCCATTAGAAGCGAATGCTGCTGGTAGGCCAGTCATCGCATATGGGCAAGGGGGAGTATTGACAACCCAGATTCCAGTCAGTGATAACCCGGCCGAGGCTACAGCTCTATTTTTTGAGCAGCAAACCGTTGAGGATTTGGTCAATGCGGTAATTAAGTTTGAACAGATAGAACACCGCTTTGATCCCAACTTTATTCGCAACCATGCAGAGGCCTTTGATGAGGATGTGTTCATTAATAAGATCCGCCAATTTGTTAAGGAAAAATACCAACAGGATAGAAAGCAGCAGACTGAAATCATCAGATAA
- a CDS encoding T9SS type A sorting domain-containing protein — protein sequence MRPLLLLILGLCSVQAIAQQIETERQIRVVYPAYSVRDEKALVSIETASKLISGAVVSYRAGRSITLSPGFSTEKGAILSATIQPIATESNAGLRLAIAPNPVGLNAVIDYTIPTSGEVVLAIIDAKGNTISELVKEVKESGTHRHNWDSSLLSTGAYICILRIGNQSLSARVIKQ from the coding sequence ATGCGCCCACTTTTATTGTTGATTTTGGGACTATGTTCCGTTCAGGCCATAGCCCAGCAGATAGAAACAGAACGGCAGATTAGAGTGGTTTATCCTGCTTACTCCGTGAGGGATGAAAAAGCTCTGGTCAGTATAGAAACGGCTAGTAAATTGATTTCTGGTGCTGTTGTATCTTATCGGGCAGGACGTTCAATAACGTTGAGCCCTGGTTTTAGTACTGAAAAAGGGGCTATACTCAGTGCCACTATTCAGCCTATCGCTACAGAAAGTAATGCGGGCTTACGACTAGCTATTGCTCCCAATCCGGTTGGACTAAATGCGGTTATTGACTATACAATTCCTACTTCAGGTGAAGTAGTGTTGGCTATAATAGATGCAAAGGGTAATACTATAAGTGAACTGGTCAAAGAGGTGAAGGAATCGGGGACCCATCGCCATAACTGGGATAGCTCCCTTTTATCTACTGGTGCTTACATATGTATATTACGGATAGGAAATCAATCCCTGTCTGCCCGTGTAATTAAGCAGTAG